A region from the Acipenser ruthenus chromosome 13, fAciRut3.2 maternal haplotype, whole genome shotgun sequence genome encodes:
- the LOC117418208 gene encoding dynamin-binding protein-like isoform X4: MGKVVFVTPETPKLMQHRTEAGEMTLLTADPASLESTPVTAPSADPEQRMMEKRSKVIEELLQTEKDYIKDMQMCVQEIIHPLQKKQVQNIDFDGLFGNVQMVIDLSTRLLKDLQDTESIGSVFVVYKTELEEVYKIYCQNHDDAIALLEAYEKDESIQNHILECLQKLRAVYREWGKTNYINLGSFVIKPVQRVMRYPLLLMELLNTTPESHPDKRLLAQAVDCVKEINVNINEYKRRKDLVVKYRKGEEATLIDKISKLSVHSIVKKTNRVSSHLKHLTGFSPQIKDEVFDEVDKRFRMQERLIKSFIRDLSLYLQHIRESASVKVLSAISFSDIYSDRTQTDLESFQKAHRCISDQRFTGFKERTESLVIAPLNQLLTMFAGPHKLIQKRFDKLLDYNNCKERAEKMKDKKTVEELQSARNNYEALTAQLLDELPKFHSCAQELFTSCVHSFAGAHKEFVRVTLGELKPLLQLSGVISTDGNIISLFQEQHSRVLQQLQCFSFFPESLPTVRKAFERKSLEPQSSRKQLAGPPNYVLQTEEHRAALLSRYPPEQLCQAERNFNAAQDLDVSVLEGDIVGVIKQQDPMGSQNRWLIDNGVTKGFVYSSFLKPYNPRKSQSDVSIGSHSSNESGYGGSSPVFSRQNSNSTLTFNSDTISVTFSTLQSQKSCQDSGTSSQSNPPEGCSSKRSNSRETTLPLWTQSNHKDLSDSASETDSCSSLKSVRTDFAPRSSQVEMFSQSDVAFGSVMRRNGDSALRTVSFPSDMTPENESDPEGNQIYYAIYSFDARCANELTICAHQRVKIIEFHDMNGNKEWWLGEVEGRRGYVPSNYIRKTEYT, from the exons aGATGACTCTGCTCACAGCAGACCCCGCCTCCCTGGAGTCGACGCCTGTTACAGCCCCCAGCGCCGATCCCGAGCAGAGGATGATGGAAAAGAGGTCCAAGGTGATTGAAGAACTCCTGCAGACAGAGAAGGATTACATCAAAGACATGCAGATGTGTGTCCAAGAAATAATCCATCCACTGCAAAAAAAGCAG GTGCAGAACATTGACTTTGATGGTCTCTTTGGCAATGTTCAGATGGTGATTGATCTCTCAACACGCTTGCTTAAAGATCTGCAGGACACAGAGTCAATAG GAAGTGTATTTGTGGTATATAAGACAGAGCTGGAAGAGGTGTATAAAATCTACTGTCAGAATCACGATGATGCTATTGCTCTGCTCGAGGCATATGAGAAAGATGAGAGTATCCAGAATCACATTCTAGAATGTCTGCAGAAGCTCAG GGCAGTGTATCGCGAGTG GGGTAAGACCAACTACATCAACCTGGGTTCGTTCGTGATCAAGCCGGTGCAGAGAGTGATGCGCTACCCACTGCTGCTGATGGAGCTTCTGAACACCACGCCAGAGTCGCACCCAGACAAGAGGCTCCTCGCCCAGGCCGTGGACTGCGTCAAGGAGATCAACGTCAACATCAACGAGTACAAGCGCAGGAAAGACCTGG TTGTGAAGTACAGAAAAGGGGAGGAGGCGACTCTGATTGATAAGATCTCTAAGCTCAGCGTGCACTCCATTGTGAAGAAGACCAACCGAGTCAGCAGCCATCTCAAGCACCTGACAGGCTTTTCACCACAG ATCAAAGATGAGGTATTTGATGAGGTGGACAAGAGATTCCGGATGCAAGAGAGATTGATCAAGTCCTTTATCAGAGATCTCTCTCTATATCTGCAGCACATCAGG GAGTCTGCGTCTGTGAAGGTTTTGTCCGCTATAAGTTTCTCTGACATTTACTCGGACAGGACCCAGACAGATCTGGAAAGTTTCCAAAAGGCACACAGGTGTATCAGTGACCAACGTTTCACCGGTTTT AAAGAAAGGACTGAGAGCCTGGTCATCGCCCCCCTGAATCAGCTGCTGACCATGTTCGCCGGCCCTCACAAGCTGATTCAGAAGCGCTTTGATAAGCTGCTGGATTACAACAACTGCAAGGAGAGGGCGGAGAAGATGAAGGACAAGAAGACTGTGGAGGAACTCCAGTCCGCGCGGAACAACTACGAAGCCTTGACCGCTCAGCTCCTGGATGAGCTGCCCAAGTTCCACAGCTGCGCTCAGGAGCTCTTCACCAGCTGTGTGCACAGCTTCGCAGGGGCACACAAGGAGTTTGTCCGGGTAACCCTGGGGGAACTCAAACCACTCCTGCAG CTCTCCGGGGTGATTAGCACAGACGGGAACATCATTTCTCTTTTCCAAGAGCAGCACAGCCGGGTCCTCCAGCAGTTACAGTGCTTCAGCTTTTTCCCAGAGAGCCTTCCCACAGTGAGGAAAGCCTTTGAGAGGAAGAGCTTGGAGCCGCAGTCCTCCAGGAAACAGCTTGCGGGGCCG cCTAACTATGTGCTGCAGACAGAGGAGCACCGTGCAGCACTGCTGTCCAGGTACCCCCCGGAGCAGCTGTGCCAGGCTGAGCGGAACTTCAACGCGGCTCAGGACCTCGACGTGTCTGTGTTGGAGGGGGACATCGTTGGGGTCATTAAGCAACAGGATCCCATGGGCAGTCAGAACCGCTGGCTCATAGACAATGGAG TGACGAAGGGATTTGTCTACAGCTCATTCCTTAAGCCTTACAATCCCAGAAAAAGCCAGTCAGATGTTTCGATAGGAAGCCACTCCTCTAATGAATCTGGATACGGGGGTTCCTCTCCAGTTTTCTCACGGCAGAATAGCAACAGCACATTAACTTTCAACTCCGACACTATATCTGTAACATTCTCCACCCTGCAATCCCAGAAATCCTGCCAGGACTCCGGCACTTCATCCCAGTCAAATCCACCCGAGGGCTGTTCTTCCAAGCGTTCCAATTCTAGAGAGACCACACTGCCGCTGTGGACCCAGTCTAATCACAAGGACCTGTCGGACTCTGCTTCTGAAACAGACTCCTGCTCCTCGCTGAAGAGTGTCCGGACTGACTTTGCACCGAGGAGCAGTCAGGTGGAAATGTTCAGTCAATCGGACGTGGCCTTCGGCTCTGTGATGAGGAGGAACGGAGACTCTGCGCTGAGAACGGTGTCCTTTCCTTCAGACATGACTCCGGAAAACGAGAGTGATCCAGAGGGAAAtcag ATTTACTACGCCATCTACTCCTTCGATGCACGCTGTGCAAACGAGCTGACTATATGTGCCCACCAGCGGGTGAAGATCATTGAATTTCACGACATGAACGGGAATAAGGAGTGGTGGCTGGGAGAggtggaggggaggagaggaTATGTACCTTCCAACTACATCAGGAAGACAGAGTACACTTGA